A part of Alkalinema sp. FACHB-956 genomic DNA contains:
- the lipA gene encoding lipoyl synthase, producing the protein MAVVVKPDWLRVKAPQWERVGAVKETLRDLGLNTVCEEASCPNIGECFNNGTATFLIMGPACTRACPYCDIDFEKKPQPLDPLEPLNLAEAVRRMGLNHVVITSVNRDDLPDGGAAQFVRCIQEVRKVSPGTTIEVLIPDLCGNWDALATILAAAPEVLNHNTETVPRLYRRTRPQGDYARSLELLHRCREIAPWVYTKSGIMAGLGETDEEVRQVMQDLRSVDCDILTIGQYLQPTQKHLGVQAFVTPEQFEAWRVYGESLGFLQVVSSPLTRSSYHAEQVRALMERYPRSQSQGQPQATQV; encoded by the coding sequence ATTGCCGTGGTGGTTAAGCCTGATTGGTTGCGAGTCAAAGCCCCCCAATGGGAGCGGGTGGGCGCAGTCAAAGAAACCCTCCGAGATTTGGGGCTGAATACGGTTTGCGAAGAAGCCTCCTGTCCCAATATTGGTGAGTGTTTCAACAACGGCACAGCCACGTTCTTGATTATGGGGCCGGCCTGCACCCGCGCCTGCCCTTACTGTGACATCGATTTTGAGAAAAAGCCTCAGCCCTTGGATCCATTAGAGCCCTTGAATCTCGCGGAAGCCGTGCGCCGGATGGGGTTGAACCATGTAGTCATCACATCGGTGAATCGGGATGATTTACCCGACGGGGGCGCAGCGCAATTTGTTCGCTGTATTCAGGAAGTCCGAAAAGTTTCACCGGGAACCACGATCGAAGTGCTGATTCCTGACCTGTGTGGCAACTGGGATGCACTAGCAACGATTCTTGCTGCAGCTCCAGAAGTGCTGAATCATAATACGGAAACAGTACCTCGCCTCTACCGCCGCACCCGCCCGCAAGGAGATTACGCCCGATCGCTGGAACTGTTGCATCGGTGCCGAGAGATCGCCCCTTGGGTGTATACCAAATCTGGCATCATGGCGGGCCTGGGCGAAACCGATGAGGAAGTGCGCCAGGTCATGCAGGATCTACGATCGGTCGATTGCGACATTTTAACGATCGGGCAGTACCTCCAACCCACCCAGAAGCATTTGGGCGTACAAGCCTTCGTCACTCCAGAACAATTTGAAGCGTGGCGGGTGTATGGGGAATCCTTGGGATTTTTGCAAGTTGTGTCGTCACCACTGACTCGCAGTTCCTACCACGCTGAGCAAGTTCGGGCACTGATGGAACGCTATCCCCGTAGCCAATCCCAGGGTCAACCCCAGGCAACCCAGGTCTAG
- a CDS encoding NAD(P)H-dependent glycerol-3-phosphate dehydrogenase — MKITIVGAGAWGTTLATLARENGHEVILWSRSSATSLQAAIAGSQAIVSAISMKGVRSIVQQLQTIGLGTETILVSATKGLDPNSGTATALPKLPSQLWQAAFPDNPVVVLSGPNLSKEIQQGLPAATVVASDRPAAATQVQTLFSSPRFRVYTNDDPLGVELGGALKNVMAIAVGTCDGLNLGTNAKSGLITRGLAEMIRIGVHWGAKADTFYGLSGMGDLMATCSSVLSRNYQVGYGLAQGQTLTEILAHLEGTAEGVNTTQVLLQVAQHQGIELPIAEQVYGLIQGQITPQEAIAALMSRVSKPER; from the coding sequence TTGAAGATTACGATCGTGGGAGCGGGAGCCTGGGGAACCACCTTAGCAACCTTGGCTCGGGAGAATGGCCATGAGGTTATCCTTTGGTCGCGAAGCAGTGCAACGAGTTTACAAGCTGCAATCGCGGGTTCGCAGGCGATTGTTTCAGCAATTTCCATGAAAGGAGTCCGATCGATCGTGCAGCAATTGCAAACGATCGGGCTGGGGACGGAAACGATCCTGGTTTCAGCCACCAAAGGACTCGATCCCAACTCGGGGACTGCCACCGCTTTACCCAAACTGCCCTCACAACTTTGGCAAGCGGCCTTTCCTGACAATCCCGTCGTGGTTCTGTCAGGGCCCAACTTATCTAAGGAAATTCAGCAGGGATTACCCGCAGCCACGGTAGTTGCCAGCGATCGGCCAGCGGCAGCCACCCAAGTCCAAACGCTCTTTTCCTCACCTCGATTTCGCGTCTACACCAACGATGATCCCCTGGGGGTAGAACTGGGTGGCGCATTGAAAAACGTCATGGCGATCGCCGTAGGCACCTGTGATGGCTTGAATTTAGGCACCAATGCTAAGTCGGGGCTGATTACACGAGGGCTAGCAGAAATGATCCGTATCGGTGTTCACTGGGGGGCTAAGGCAGATACGTTCTATGGCCTCTCTGGGATGGGGGATTTGATGGCGACCTGTAGTAGTGTCCTCAGCCGCAACTATCAAGTGGGCTATGGGTTGGCCCAGGGGCAAACACTGACGGAGATTCTGGCCCACCTAGAGGGCACCGCAGAAGGTGTTAACACCACCCAGGTTTTGTTACAAGTGGCCCAACACCAGGGAATTGAGTTACCGATCGCAGAGCAGGTTTACGGTTTGATTCAAGGACAAATCACGCCCCAGGAAGCGATCGCGGCGCTCATGTCGCGGGTCAGTAAACCGGAGCGTTAG
- a CDS encoding SH3 domain-containing protein, which produces MQRMTPYSPIGLKPCLSVGLTTLVAIAGSFLISLPSWAKPATLTAQDANARINLRANPTITAKVVGSGYIGNRVEVLRQRFFNEGTELWYYVRFATTAKEGWIRSDFVQFSDSSDQYGALSSSEPNDRINLRSAPSTAGRVVHYGLSGDIVKVIRDLQGDNGYTWHYVEFPSGAKGWVRGDLLIVWGEGC; this is translated from the coding sequence ATGCAACGCATGACCCCCTACAGCCCCATTGGGTTGAAACCCTGTCTCTCGGTTGGCTTAACGACTTTGGTGGCGATCGCCGGATCTTTCCTGATCTCCCTGCCCAGTTGGGCTAAGCCCGCTACATTAACTGCCCAGGATGCCAATGCCCGGATCAATCTGCGTGCTAACCCCACCATTACAGCAAAAGTGGTCGGATCCGGCTATATCGGTAATCGGGTGGAAGTTCTGCGGCAACGGTTTTTCAACGAAGGCACCGAGCTGTGGTACTATGTCCGCTTTGCGACTACGGCTAAAGAAGGATGGATTCGCAGTGATTTTGTCCAATTTTCTGACAGCTCTGATCAGTACGGTGCTCTCAGCAGCAGTGAACCGAACGATCGCATCAACCTGCGATCGGCTCCCAGTACCGCCGGACGGGTTGTGCACTATGGCCTGTCGGGAGATATCGTGAAGGTCATTCGTGATTTGCAAGGCGATAACGGCTACACCTGGCACTATGTAGAATTTCCCTCTGGAGCCAAGGGCTGGGTGCGGGGCGATCTGTTGATTGTTTGGGGAGAGGGCTGCTAA
- the sigC gene encoding RNA polymerase sigma factor SigC, producing the protein MDDFSLFTQNFETPIPEGNFEPTMDDLQDIDLEVAEELSLGKSARRTTDLVRMYLQEIGRVRLLGRDEEVSEAQKVQRYMALLEQRDAAAADHPPIQRYVHLMDARDRLTSILGHRPSLERWATEASVTVADLKPILAEGKQAWAQVVGLALEELEAIQREGLQAKEHMIKANLRLVVSVAKKYQNRGLELLDLIQEGTLGLERAVEKFDPTKGYRFSTYAYWWIRQGITRAIATQSRTIRLPVHITEKLNKIKKAQRKIAQEKGRTATIEDIAKELEMTVPQVREVLLKVPRSVSLETKVGKEKDTELGDLLETEDLSPEELLMRESLRRDLLNLMSDLTSRERDVIQMRFGLDSGQPYSLAEIGRALDLSRERVRQIEAKALQKLRQPKRRNRVRDYLEALG; encoded by the coding sequence ATGGATGACTTTTCTTTGTTTACTCAGAATTTTGAAACGCCGATTCCTGAGGGTAATTTTGAACCCACAATGGATGATCTCCAGGACATTGACCTTGAAGTTGCTGAAGAGTTAAGTCTGGGTAAATCGGCGCGGCGAACGACCGATCTAGTTCGGATGTATCTCCAAGAAATTGGTCGAGTTCGTCTGCTGGGGCGAGATGAGGAAGTCTCAGAGGCGCAGAAGGTGCAGCGCTATATGGCGTTGTTGGAACAGCGAGATGCGGCAGCAGCAGACCATCCCCCCATTCAGCGCTACGTCCATCTGATGGACGCCCGCGATCGCTTAACGTCTATCTTGGGCCATCGGCCTTCCCTGGAACGTTGGGCAACGGAAGCAAGCGTCACGGTAGCGGATCTCAAACCCATTTTGGCGGAAGGGAAACAGGCTTGGGCGCAGGTAGTGGGCTTGGCATTGGAGGAACTCGAAGCGATTCAGCGGGAAGGGCTTCAAGCCAAAGAACATATGATCAAAGCTAATTTACGTTTGGTCGTATCCGTCGCAAAGAAATATCAAAATCGAGGGTTGGAGCTCCTGGATCTCATTCAAGAAGGCACCTTAGGGTTAGAACGGGCCGTCGAAAAGTTCGATCCCACCAAGGGCTATCGGTTTAGTACCTATGCCTACTGGTGGATTCGCCAAGGGATTACCCGAGCGATCGCCACCCAGAGCCGGACCATTCGTCTCCCGGTGCACATCACCGAAAAACTGAACAAGATTAAAAAAGCTCAACGCAAAATTGCGCAAGAAAAAGGTCGTACTGCCACGATCGAAGATATCGCCAAGGAACTGGAAATGACCGTGCCACAGGTGCGGGAAGTCTTGCTCAAGGTGCCCCGATCGGTTTCGCTAGAAACCAAAGTGGGCAAGGAGAAAGACACAGAGCTGGGGGATTTACTGGAAACGGAAGATCTATCCCCAGAAGAACTGCTCATGCGGGAATCTCTGCGCCGGGATTTGTTGAATCTCATGTCGGATTTAACCAGCCGGGAGCGCGATGTGATTCAAATGCGTTTTGGTCTGGACAGTGGACAGCCCTACTCGCTGGCAGAAATTGGTCGAGCTTTGGATCTCTCGCGGGAACGGGTTCGCCAAATCGAAGCGAAAGCCCTACAGAAATTGCGCCAACCCAAACGCCGTAACCGTGTCCGGGACTATCTGGAAGCTCTGGGATAA
- a CDS encoding transcriptional repressor, producing the protein MNAPAYTASSLKAELNERGWRMTAQRETILQVFQNLERGKHLSAEDLYHLLKGQGEGISLSTVYRTLKMMARMGILRELELAEGHKHYELNQPHPHHHHHLLCVRCNKTIEFKTESVLKTGMKVAQKEGYHLLDCQLTIHAVCPTCQRSLMPV; encoded by the coding sequence ATGAATGCCCCAGCCTACACAGCATCTTCTCTCAAAGCCGAGCTGAATGAGCGCGGCTGGCGAATGACTGCCCAGCGAGAAACCATTCTGCAAGTGTTTCAAAACTTAGAGCGAGGCAAGCACTTAAGTGCTGAAGATCTTTATCATTTACTGAAAGGGCAAGGCGAGGGGATCAGCCTTTCAACGGTCTATCGCACCTTAAAGATGATGGCTCGTATGGGCATTTTACGAGAGCTAGAGTTGGCAGAAGGGCACAAACACTACGAGCTGAACCAGCCCCATCCCCACCATCATCACCATCTCCTCTGTGTGCGATGCAATAAAACGATCGAATTTAAGACTGAATCAGTCCTGAAAACTGGAATGAAGGTTGCACAAAAAGAGGGCTACCACCTATTGGATTGCCAATTAACGATCCATGCGGTATGCCCTACTTGCCAACGATCGCTGATGCCCGTTTAA
- a CDS encoding peptidoglycan-binding protein, producing MAPSTSISLLRNILADLFITLRSLLKASLSGLACARLLGLMIGMVILALGNAAVALQKGDEGDAVTDLQNRLTSAQCYDGPISGYFGDLTEAGVIRCQTQYGLDPDGVAGPQTLAVLGGAVIEPQPPVATNALTTQNRPQSTPPQAEARLQIGDRNEAVTTLQQQLAQLGFYSGSIDGIFGPQTQAAVQQLQRTVSLPEDGMVGSKEQAALVAALGQQATQPIDRAPAAQPTYIQLAKGDQNKAVGELQQRLKALGWFQSQVTAYYGDITQTAVADFQRTQGLPVTGIADAQTLEALAIVNLQPSQSVQPSQPAQPFKAANSPFTQGDFTTSSSRTPLNRPLFPVQSPKTQVVRTQPAPTAAKQQPRRYIVVIPIQSGTTLSQVRQIWNNASPVKNNRKGAYIQAGTFTQRSEADRQSQLLRAYGLDARVDYQ from the coding sequence ATGGCCCCCTCAACATCAATCTCTCTGCTGCGAAATATTCTGGCTGATCTATTCATTACCCTTCGCTCACTGCTCAAAGCGTCCCTCAGTGGATTGGCCTGTGCTCGATTGCTAGGTCTCATGATCGGGATGGTGATTCTCGCCCTTGGCAATGCAGCGGTTGCACTGCAAAAAGGAGATGAGGGTGACGCCGTAACCGATTTGCAAAATCGTCTCACGTCAGCTCAGTGCTATGACGGCCCCATTTCGGGCTACTTTGGAGACTTGACTGAGGCTGGTGTGATTCGCTGCCAAACGCAGTATGGCTTAGATCCCGACGGTGTTGCTGGGCCACAAACGTTAGCTGTGCTGGGCGGTGCGGTAATCGAACCACAGCCTCCCGTTGCTACGAATGCCCTGACGACGCAGAACCGCCCTCAATCCACCCCGCCCCAAGCTGAAGCTCGGTTACAAATTGGCGATCGCAATGAAGCGGTCACGACCCTCCAGCAACAACTGGCTCAGCTAGGCTTTTATTCGGGTAGCATTGACGGAATTTTTGGGCCCCAAACCCAAGCGGCAGTCCAACAATTACAACGAACGGTCAGCCTGCCAGAGGATGGCATGGTCGGTTCTAAGGAACAAGCGGCTTTAGTTGCAGCCCTTGGCCAGCAAGCGACCCAGCCGATCGATCGTGCCCCAGCAGCCCAACCCACCTACATCCAACTGGCGAAGGGAGATCAAAATAAGGCCGTTGGTGAATTACAGCAGCGCTTGAAGGCATTGGGCTGGTTTCAAAGTCAAGTGACGGCGTATTACGGCGATATTACGCAAACCGCAGTTGCGGATTTTCAGCGTACCCAGGGGTTGCCGGTCACTGGCATTGCAGATGCTCAAACCCTAGAAGCCTTAGCCATCGTTAATTTGCAGCCTTCACAATCAGTACAACCCTCGCAACCAGCTCAGCCATTTAAGGCCGCTAACTCTCCCTTTACGCAGGGCGATTTCACCACATCCTCCTCTCGCACCCCACTGAATCGACCATTGTTCCCAGTTCAGTCCCCCAAAACTCAGGTTGTCAGAACCCAGCCTGCACCAACAGCTGCTAAACAACAACCCCGTCGTTATATTGTGGTCATTCCGATTCAGAGTGGGACGACCCTGTCCCAAGTGCGGCAAATTTGGAATAACGCTTCGCCGGTTAAGAACAATCGGAAGGGGGCGTACATTCAAGCAGGCACCTTTACCCAACGATCGGAGGCCGATCGCCAGTCCCAGCTTTTGCGGGCCTATGGTTTAGATGCACGGGTTGACTATCAGTAG
- a CDS encoding SH3 domain-containing protein encodes MRWLAKTFVGIFVAIGILAVGGYFAANYLITQFTKLPERPTFPNDDPNYRKSQVKASAKPNPSNSPTSDKNKSEPSNPESKSEKPLPPGAFEGKVIQPIGLVLRQSASLDGAPVGGISFNEKVVVLESSPDGNWQKVRLLNSDREGWVKGGNIDKVQ; translated from the coding sequence ATGCGTTGGTTGGCCAAAACCTTTGTCGGAATCTTTGTTGCTATCGGAATTTTGGCTGTGGGCGGCTACTTTGCGGCCAATTACCTAATTACCCAATTCACCAAACTACCAGAACGGCCTACCTTCCCAAACGATGATCCCAACTATCGTAAAAGCCAAGTCAAGGCCAGCGCTAAACCGAACCCCAGTAATTCTCCCACCTCCGATAAAAATAAATCCGAACCCAGCAATCCAGAAAGTAAGTCGGAAAAACCGCTGCCTCCTGGAGCCTTTGAGGGGAAGGTAATTCAGCCGATCGGCCTAGTATTACGGCAATCGGCCAGTTTGGATGGTGCACCCGTAGGAGGAATCAGTTTCAATGAAAAGGTGGTTGTTTTAGAAAGTTCACCGGATGGCAACTGGCAAAAAGTCCGATTGCTCAATAGCGATCGGGAGGGCTGGGTTAAAGGCGGCAACATCGATAAGGTGCAATGA
- a CDS encoding AAA family ATPase, which yields MNFSDEFNLLLRARYPILYIPTREEERVETTIADCAKSREGRAVYTWDFVDGYQGNPNDAGFGKRNPLQALEFVEKLPAAAPAIFILRDFQRFLEDISVSRKLRNLSRLLKAQPKNLVILASNLAIPEELSDVLTVLEFPLPNAQEIRSAIDQLLAPLGASPSGELMDSLVRACQGLSIERIRRVLGRAIVLHNGQLQPEDVDLVLEEKRQTIRQTQILDFYPATEKITDIGGLDNLKDWLLRRGGAFSDRARQYGLPHPKGLMLVGVQGTGKSLTAKAIAHHWRLPLLRLDVGRLFGGLVGESESRTRQMIQLAEALAPCVLWIDEVDKAFAGADGRGDSGTSSRVFGTFITWMAEKTSPVFVVATANNIQALPPEMLRKGRFDEIFFVGLPSQEERRAIFEVHLSRLRPQKLPDYDLDRLAYETPDFSGAEIEQTLIEAMHLGFSQNRDFTTDDILESASQIVPLARTAREQIQFLQDWAAAGKARLASRHSALSNRIQQQLQQPD from the coding sequence ATGAATTTTAGTGACGAGTTCAACCTGCTGCTGCGAGCCCGCTATCCGATTCTCTACATTCCGACCCGTGAAGAAGAACGGGTAGAAACGACGATCGCGGACTGTGCAAAATCCCGTGAAGGCAGAGCCGTCTATACTTGGGACTTTGTGGATGGCTACCAAGGGAATCCCAATGATGCAGGGTTTGGCAAACGTAATCCTCTGCAAGCTTTAGAGTTCGTTGAAAAATTACCCGCTGCGGCTCCAGCGATTTTTATTTTGCGGGATTTCCAACGCTTCCTAGAGGATATTTCCGTCTCCCGTAAACTGCGCAACCTTTCTCGCTTGCTGAAAGCCCAGCCTAAAAATCTGGTGATTTTGGCGTCCAATCTGGCCATCCCAGAAGAACTCAGTGATGTTTTAACGGTTCTTGAGTTTCCCCTACCGAACGCTCAAGAGATTCGATCGGCGATCGACCAACTTTTAGCTCCTCTGGGTGCCAGTCCCAGTGGGGAGTTGATGGATAGTCTGGTGCGGGCTTGCCAAGGGTTATCGATCGAACGCATTCGGCGGGTGTTAGGTCGGGCGATCGTGCTACATAACGGTCAACTCCAGCCGGAGGATGTCGATCTAGTGCTGGAGGAAAAACGGCAAACCATCCGCCAAACCCAGATTTTGGACTTCTATCCTGCCACTGAAAAAATCACCGATATCGGCGGACTGGATAACCTCAAGGACTGGCTTTTGCGGCGGGGTGGGGCTTTCTCCGATCGGGCCAGACAGTATGGCTTACCCCACCCCAAAGGCTTGATGCTGGTCGGGGTTCAAGGCACTGGCAAATCCCTCACTGCCAAAGCGATCGCCCACCATTGGCGACTTCCGTTACTGCGCCTTGATGTGGGTCGCCTATTCGGCGGCCTAGTCGGGGAATCAGAATCCCGTACCCGCCAAATGATCCAACTGGCAGAGGCCCTAGCTCCCTGCGTCCTGTGGATTGATGAAGTGGATAAGGCCTTTGCCGGGGCTGATGGACGGGGCGATTCCGGTACCAGTAGCCGCGTGTTTGGGACATTTATTACTTGGATGGCAGAAAAAACGTCCCCCGTTTTTGTGGTGGCGACGGCTAACAATATCCAAGCGCTCCCGCCCGAAATGTTGCGCAAGGGTCGCTTTGATGAAATTTTCTTTGTCGGTCTGCCCAGCCAAGAGGAACGTCGCGCCATTTTTGAAGTGCATTTATCCCGGTTACGGCCTCAGAAATTGCCGGATTATGACCTCGATCGCTTGGCCTACGAAACCCCCGACTTTTCTGGAGCTGAAATTGAGCAAACCCTGATCGAAGCCATGCATTTGGGGTTCAGCCAGAATCGCGACTTCACCACCGACGATATTCTGGAATCTGCCAGCCAAATCGTTCCCCTCGCCAGAACGGCCCGAGAGCAAATTCAATTTCTGCAAGATTGGGCTGCCGCGGGTAAGGCCCGTCTCGCCTCACGCCATAGTGCGTTGAGTAATCGGATCCAGCAACAACTTCAACAACCCGATTGA
- a CDS encoding YceD family protein encodes MEPIYIPRLTKLKDGSETVEFKELMPDLETLTPVQGAVRVTHKGNFLEASVQADTIITLCCDRCLQQYNHRLSVETTEFLWLTDGEAAIDPEDIPLDEDLIIEEMVETLPKDGYFDVGNWVYEQLCLELPQRKLCSADCGGIPLAANQTEQPDARWSALEALRGQLPN; translated from the coding sequence ATGGAACCAATCTATATTCCTCGCCTCACCAAGTTGAAGGATGGTTCAGAGACCGTTGAATTCAAAGAATTGATGCCCGATTTAGAAACCCTGACTCCAGTTCAAGGGGCTGTACGCGTCACCCATAAGGGCAATTTTTTAGAAGCCTCTGTGCAAGCAGATACCATTATTACCCTCTGCTGCGATCGCTGTCTGCAACAGTACAATCATCGCCTCTCGGTGGAGACAACGGAATTTCTCTGGCTAACCGATGGGGAGGCTGCGATCGATCCGGAGGATATTCCGCTGGATGAGGATCTCATCATTGAGGAAATGGTAGAGACCCTACCTAAGGATGGATATTTTGATGTAGGCAACTGGGTATATGAACAGCTGTGTTTAGAACTGCCCCAGCGTAAGCTGTGTAGTGCAGACTGTGGCGGTATTCCCCTAGCTGCTAACCAGACGGAGCAACCCGATGCTCGCTGGTCTGCCCTAGAAGCCCTGCGCGGTCAGTTACCCAATTAG
- a CDS encoding R3H domain-containing nucleic acid-binding protein has product MGNHPSQERGQQWLAQILKLATLDASVVSEMVQTDDEHNCWLTIVADHLSPEQKTALVGERGQVLDSLQYLANATLNIGQSEDAQGAYILELEGYRKQRSQQLRVIVEEAVAAVRETGQDFEIKSLSSAERREVHGLLKHYEELENFSRGQEPDRRLVVRLKTTAAE; this is encoded by the coding sequence AGCGCAAATTTTGAAGCTGGCAACTTTGGATGCGTCTGTTGTTTCTGAGATGGTGCAAACCGATGATGAACATAACTGTTGGCTAACGATCGTCGCTGATCACCTGTCTCCTGAACAGAAAACTGCACTTGTGGGTGAGCGTGGCCAAGTCTTAGATTCTCTCCAGTACTTAGCCAATGCCACCCTCAATATTGGTCAATCAGAAGACGCCCAAGGCGCATACATATTGGAGCTAGAGGGTTACCGAAAACAGCGTAGCCAACAACTCCGAGTGATTGTGGAGGAAGCCGTGGCAGCAGTTCGCGAAACAGGTCAAGATTTTGAGATCAAGTCCTTGTCTTCCGCTGAACGTCGAGAAGTCCATGGATTACTGAAGCATTACGAAGAATTAGAGAATTTTAGTCGTGGGCAAGAGCCCGATCGCCGTCTTGTTGTCCGCCTCAAAACAACAGCGGCAGAGTGA